The following are encoded together in the Parambassis ranga chromosome 20, fParRan2.1, whole genome shotgun sequence genome:
- the pkia gene encoding cAMP-dependent protein kinase inhibitor alpha, which produces MTDVEATYEDFIASRRSGRRNAIHDIPAAPAGQGPSDLSESLAQLNINKSGDEGEDAENSPDSPAKEEETKAEGS; this is translated from the exons ATGACGGATGTTGAGGCGACCTATGAGGACTTCATCGCTTCTCGACGATCCGGCCGCAGGAATGCCATCCATGACATCCCAGCAGCCCCCGCAGGGCAGGGACCCTCTGACCTGTCAGAAAGCCTGGCACAGCTCAACATCAACAAGTCAG GTGATGAAGGAGAAGATGCTGAGAACAGCCCGGACTCTCCAGCTAAAGAAGAGGAGACTAAAGCTGAGGGCAGCTGA